From Microbacterium sp. YJN-G, a single genomic window includes:
- a CDS encoding TetR/AcrR family transcriptional regulator, producing the protein MTTPGTARDRAKAERTDAILAAAASLFAARGYSGASLEEIGAAVGISGPAVYRHFAGKQALLGALLIGVSERLVAGGLEVARADATPEERMRRLVAYHVDFAVGNADVIRVQDRDLSHLSSEGRSDVRRLQRAYIELWIDSLAQVLGDDRDALRLRVQACFGLINSTPHSTSSALRGRVDTARLLTAMAIAALLAAG; encoded by the coding sequence ATGACAACGCCCGGAACGGCGCGCGACCGCGCGAAGGCCGAACGCACCGACGCGATCCTCGCCGCGGCAGCGTCGCTCTTCGCCGCCCGTGGCTACTCCGGTGCGAGCCTCGAGGAGATCGGGGCCGCCGTGGGGATCTCCGGCCCCGCCGTCTACCGCCACTTCGCCGGAAAACAGGCGCTGCTGGGCGCTCTGCTGATCGGCGTGAGCGAACGGCTCGTGGCGGGCGGCCTCGAGGTCGCCCGTGCCGACGCCACTCCCGAGGAGCGGATGCGGCGCCTGGTCGCGTATCACGTGGACTTCGCCGTCGGCAACGCGGATGTCATCCGGGTGCAGGACAGGGACCTCTCGCATCTCTCCTCCGAGGGCCGGTCGGACGTCCGGCGGCTGCAGCGCGCGTACATCGAACTGTGGATCGACAGCCTCGCCCAGGTGCTCGGCGACGACCGGGACGCTCTGCGCCTGCGTGTGCAGGCGTGCTTCGGACTGATCAACTCCACCCCGCACAGCACGAGCAGCGCACTGCGCGGGCGCGTGGACACCGCACGGCTGCTCACCGCGATGGCGATCGCAGCGCTGCTCGCGGCCGGCTGA
- a CDS encoding dihydrolipoamide acetyltransferase family protein: MIAEFRLPDLGEGLTEAEVVQWLVKPGDTVALNQTLAEVETAKAVVELPSPYEGTVSSLHADAGETVAVGAPLIAFDIGGDTPDSEPDGDEAATGEAADGGSAEKDAAPDAEKAQPNLVGYGAQPASSGRPARRVRRGGAGATATADAAVIEAAPHDALPPSAAEPAVGERPRSTPPVRAHAKRLGIDLVLVAAQVGDRVITRADVDAYAERVGAAAPVGTEQDAEMVPAAPPAPRGERAQTRIPIKGVRKHTAQAMVRSAFTAPHVTTFHTVDVTATMELIEQLRADRSLAEHRIGPLVVVARAVCLALGRNPSLNATWDEDAGEIIQNHFVDLGIAAATERGLIVPIIRDAERMSLPELADALQQLTQTVRAGKTGPADLAGGNFSITNIGVFGIDAGTPILPPGQSGILAVGAVRRQPWEHRGEIALRQVMTLSVSFDHRLVDGAEGARFLKDIADLLEQPGRAMLF, from the coding sequence GTGATCGCGGAGTTCCGCCTGCCCGACCTCGGCGAGGGTCTGACCGAGGCCGAAGTCGTGCAGTGGCTGGTCAAGCCCGGTGACACGGTCGCGCTCAACCAGACGCTCGCCGAGGTGGAGACCGCCAAGGCCGTCGTCGAGCTCCCCTCGCCGTACGAGGGAACCGTCTCCAGTCTGCACGCGGATGCCGGCGAGACCGTGGCCGTCGGCGCGCCGCTGATCGCGTTCGACATCGGCGGCGACACCCCCGACTCCGAACCGGACGGTGACGAGGCGGCCACGGGCGAGGCCGCAGACGGCGGTTCCGCAGAGAAGGATGCCGCACCGGATGCTGAGAAGGCGCAGCCCAACCTGGTCGGGTACGGCGCACAGCCCGCGTCATCCGGTCGTCCCGCCCGGCGGGTGCGCCGCGGCGGTGCCGGCGCGACGGCGACAGCGGATGCCGCGGTCATCGAGGCCGCCCCGCACGACGCCCTGCCCCCGTCCGCGGCGGAACCCGCGGTGGGGGAGCGACCCCGCTCGACGCCGCCCGTGCGGGCGCACGCGAAGCGCCTGGGCATCGACCTCGTCCTCGTCGCGGCGCAGGTCGGCGATCGGGTGATCACCCGAGCCGACGTGGATGCCTACGCCGAGCGTGTGGGTGCCGCTGCACCGGTCGGAACGGAGCAGGACGCCGAGATGGTGCCGGCCGCGCCGCCGGCTCCGCGCGGCGAGCGCGCACAGACGCGCATCCCCATCAAGGGGGTGCGCAAGCACACCGCTCAGGCGATGGTGCGCAGCGCCTTCACGGCCCCGCATGTGACCACCTTCCACACGGTCGATGTCACGGCGACGATGGAGCTGATCGAGCAGCTGCGCGCCGACCGTTCCCTGGCCGAGCACCGCATCGGACCGCTGGTGGTCGTCGCCAGGGCGGTCTGCCTGGCTCTCGGGCGGAACCCGTCGCTGAACGCCACCTGGGACGAGGATGCCGGGGAGATCATCCAGAACCACTTCGTGGACCTCGGGATCGCCGCGGCGACCGAGCGGGGACTGATCGTGCCGATCATCCGCGACGCGGAACGGATGTCGCTGCCCGAGCTGGCGGATGCGCTGCAGCAGCTCACGCAGACCGTGCGAGCCGGGAAGACGGGGCCTGCGGACCTCGCGGGCGGAAACTTCTCGATCACGAACATCGGTGTGTTCGGCATCGACGCGGGTACGCCCATCCTTCCCCCCGGCCAGTCCGGCATCCTCGCGGTCGGCGCGGTGCGCCGCCAGCCGTGGGAGCATCGTGGCGAGATCGCGCTGCGTCAGGTAATGACGTTGAGCGTCTCGTTCGACCACCGCCTCGTCGACGGCGCGGAGGGTGCCCGGTTCCTCAAAGACATCGCCGACCTGCTGGAGCAGCCGGGTCGGGCGATGCTCTTCTGA
- a CDS encoding acetyl/propionyl/methylcrotonyl-CoA carboxylase subunit alpha, producing the protein MTFPDTVLVANRGEIARRIIRTLRELGIRSVAVYSDADAQAPHVREADQGVHIGGSAAADSYLNVDAIMAAAAATGAQAIHPGYGFLSESVALARACAAAGVIFIGPDERALEIMGDKARARSHVSQHGVPVVPGFDASGLDDEQIRARADEVGYPLLVKPSAGGGGKGMEIVRSGDDLATALATARRVATAAFGDDSMVLERLVQRPRHIEVQVFGDTHGTVIALGERECTLQRRHQKVIEEAPAARLPDEVRRRLLDAAVAAAKSVDYVGAGTVEFLVEADAVDEVFFIEMNTRLQVEHPVTEEVTGLDLVALQLHVATGGALDPAPEVRGHAVEARVYAEAPERGFLPSTGRVLLFDPPRDVRVDAAIETGSEISGFYDPMIAKVIASGPDRRTALRRLDAALARTVVLGVETNIAFLRALIRDERVTSGDLDTGIIETMLPFPAADPTAPMLAAAARSVNGRRHAGAADIWHELPGWRLGAPASPPRTVFLTDEDEIVEAPAAYVHGIPTATDAHGAVWVFADGTTARLRPLSRRARMERRLAECAAESGPRDPEGRAPMPGAVVAVHVADGDAVREGDPLVSIEAMKMEHPVLAPHDGTVHLLVAVGDQVRRDQPVARVSEQETA; encoded by the coding sequence ATGACCTTCCCCGACACCGTCCTGGTCGCGAACCGCGGAGAGATCGCGCGCCGCATCATCCGCACGCTGCGCGAACTCGGCATCCGCAGCGTCGCGGTGTACAGCGATGCCGACGCGCAGGCCCCGCACGTGCGGGAGGCCGACCAGGGTGTGCACATCGGCGGCTCCGCCGCCGCGGACTCGTACCTGAACGTCGACGCCATCATGGCCGCCGCGGCCGCCACGGGCGCGCAGGCGATCCACCCCGGATACGGGTTCCTGTCCGAGAGCGTCGCCCTGGCGCGCGCCTGCGCGGCGGCGGGGGTGATCTTCATCGGGCCGGACGAGCGCGCCCTCGAGATCATGGGCGACAAGGCGCGCGCCCGCAGTCATGTGTCGCAGCACGGTGTGCCCGTCGTCCCCGGCTTCGACGCCTCAGGGCTCGATGATGAGCAGATCCGCGCCAGGGCCGACGAGGTCGGCTACCCCCTGCTGGTCAAGCCCAGCGCGGGCGGCGGCGGCAAGGGCATGGAGATCGTGCGCTCCGGCGACGATCTCGCCACGGCCCTGGCCACCGCGCGCCGTGTGGCTACCGCCGCATTCGGCGACGACTCGATGGTGCTCGAGCGTCTCGTGCAGCGTCCGCGACACATCGAGGTGCAGGTCTTCGGCGACACGCACGGCACCGTCATCGCGCTCGGCGAGCGCGAGTGCACGCTGCAGCGACGCCACCAGAAGGTCATCGAAGAAGCGCCGGCCGCACGCCTGCCGGACGAGGTGCGCCGCCGTCTGCTCGACGCCGCCGTCGCGGCCGCGAAGAGCGTGGACTACGTCGGTGCCGGCACGGTCGAGTTCCTGGTCGAGGCGGATGCCGTCGACGAGGTGTTCTTCATCGAGATGAACACCCGGCTGCAGGTCGAGCATCCGGTCACCGAGGAGGTCACCGGACTCGACCTGGTCGCCCTGCAGCTGCATGTCGCCACCGGCGGCGCGCTGGACCCGGCGCCGGAGGTCCGCGGCCACGCGGTCGAGGCGCGCGTGTACGCCGAGGCGCCCGAGCGCGGCTTCCTGCCCTCCACCGGCCGGGTGCTGCTGTTCGATCCGCCCCGCGACGTGCGGGTGGACGCCGCGATCGAGACCGGGTCCGAGATCAGCGGCTTCTACGACCCGATGATCGCGAAGGTGATCGCCTCGGGTCCCGACCGCCGGACGGCGCTGCGCCGCCTGGATGCCGCTCTCGCCCGCACCGTGGTGCTGGGCGTCGAGACCAACATCGCGTTCCTGCGAGCCCTCATCCGCGACGAGCGGGTGACGAGCGGTGATCTCGACACGGGCATCATCGAGACGATGCTGCCTTTCCCCGCAGCGGACCCGACGGCCCCGATGCTCGCCGCCGCGGCGCGGTCGGTGAACGGCCGGCGCCACGCCGGGGCGGCGGACATCTGGCACGAGCTGCCCGGCTGGCGGCTGGGCGCCCCGGCGTCCCCGCCGCGGACGGTGTTCCTCACCGACGAGGACGAGATCGTCGAGGCGCCGGCGGCGTACGTGCACGGCATCCCGACGGCCACGGATGCGCACGGCGCGGTCTGGGTCTTCGCAGACGGGACGACGGCCCGGCTGCGTCCGCTCTCGCGACGGGCGCGTATGGAGCGCCGCCTCGCCGAATGCGCGGCGGAATCCGGTCCGCGCGACCCCGAGGGCCGGGCGCCCATGCCCGGTGCTGTCGTGGCCGTGCACGTCGCCGATGGGGATGCCGTCCGCGAAGGCGACCCCCTCGTCTCGATCGAGGCGATGAAGATGGAGCATCCGGTGCTGGCGCCGCACGACGGCACCGTGCACCTGCTGGTCGCCGTCGGCGACCAGGTGCGGCGCGACCAACCCGTCGCCCGCGTCAGCGAACAGGAGACAGCATGA
- a CDS encoding alpha-ketoacid dehydrogenase subunit beta, whose product MTQMTLGKALNAGLRQAMRDDEKVVLLGEDIGTLGGVFRITDGLLDEFGAKRVIDTPLAESGIVGTAVGLAFRGYRPVVEIQFDGFIYPAFDQIVSQVAKLHYRTQGRVKMPITIRVPWAGGIGAAEHHSESPEAYFVHTAGLRVIAVSDPQDAYRCLRQAIASDDPVLFFEPKRLYHHKGEVDLEAPLADAPPMGLARVVRPGTDATVITYGAMVRTALDAADAAEDEGISLEVIDLRSLSPIDYDTVNAAVRRTGRVVVAHEASREAGVAAEVIASITEYCFEYLEAAPVRVTGHDIPYPPAKLEKHHLPDLDRILDAVDRVMDRPNSLSDMKGAHQ is encoded by the coding sequence ATGACGCAGATGACACTGGGCAAGGCCCTGAACGCGGGTCTGCGCCAGGCGATGCGCGACGACGAGAAGGTCGTGCTCCTCGGAGAGGACATCGGAACCCTCGGAGGAGTGTTCCGCATCACCGACGGCCTGCTCGACGAGTTCGGTGCGAAGCGCGTGATCGATACGCCCCTGGCAGAGTCGGGAATCGTCGGCACCGCCGTCGGTCTCGCCTTCCGCGGGTACCGGCCGGTCGTCGAGATCCAGTTCGACGGGTTCATCTACCCGGCCTTCGACCAGATCGTCTCCCAGGTCGCGAAGCTGCACTACCGCACCCAGGGGCGGGTGAAGATGCCGATCACGATCCGCGTGCCCTGGGCGGGCGGCATCGGGGCGGCCGAGCACCACTCCGAGTCGCCCGAGGCGTACTTCGTGCACACCGCGGGCCTCCGCGTGATCGCCGTCTCAGACCCGCAGGACGCCTACCGCTGCCTGCGCCAGGCCATCGCCAGCGACGACCCCGTGCTCTTCTTCGAGCCGAAGCGGCTGTACCACCACAAGGGCGAGGTCGACTTGGAGGCGCCGCTGGCCGACGCCCCGCCGATGGGGCTCGCCCGCGTCGTGCGCCCCGGCACCGATGCCACCGTCATCACCTACGGGGCGATGGTGCGAACGGCGCTGGATGCCGCGGATGCCGCCGAGGACGAGGGGATCTCGCTCGAGGTCATCGACCTGCGGTCGCTGTCGCCGATCGACTACGACACCGTCAACGCGGCCGTGCGGCGCACCGGTCGCGTCGTGGTCGCCCACGAGGCCTCCCGCGAGGCGGGGGTCGCCGCCGAGGTCATCGCGAGCATCACCGAGTACTGCTTCGAGTACCTCGAGGCAGCGCCGGTGCGCGTCACCGGCCACGACATCCCGTACCCGCCGGCCAAACTCGAGAAGCACCACCTGCCCGACCTCGACCGCATCCTCGACGCGGTCGACCGGGTGATGGATCGGCCGAACAGCCTGAGCGACATGAAGGGAGCTCACCAGTGA
- a CDS encoding carboxyl transferase domain-containing protein — protein sequence MAPTQQQLADELQDRLAEAALGGSQRSRERHVSRGKLLPRDRVARLLDEGSPFIEVAPLAASGLYGGEAPGAGVIAGIGLVHGRHVMVVCNDPTVKGGTYFPLTVKKHLRAQEIALENRLPCLYLVDSGGAFLPKQDEVFPDRDHFGRIFFNQARMSAERIPQLAAVLGSCTAGGAYVPAMSDETVIVRNQGTIFLGGPPLVKAAIGEVVTAEELGGGELHARRSGVVDHLAEDDEHALEILRDIVATLPKPAAPAWDVVASRPAAVPGSLYDVVPVDVNAAYDVHEVIDRLVDAESFTEFKPEYGTTLVTGFAVLHGHPVGIVANNGVLFSESALKGAHFIELCDQRGIPLLFLQNITGFMVGTDAEAGGIAKDGAKMVTAVATTRVPKLTVIIGGSFGAGNYSMCGRAYSPRFLWTWPASRISVMGGPQAASVLATVKEDQLTSHGEAWTSEERAAFEAPIRDQYEAQGEPYYATARLWDDGIVDPDRTRDLLGLALDVVSRAPLPESRFGLFRM from the coding sequence ATGGCTCCCACCCAGCAGCAACTGGCCGACGAGCTGCAGGATCGCCTCGCCGAGGCCGCACTCGGCGGCTCGCAGCGCTCGCGCGAACGTCACGTGAGCCGGGGAAAGCTGCTGCCGCGTGATCGCGTCGCTCGTCTGCTCGACGAGGGCAGTCCGTTCATCGAGGTCGCCCCGCTCGCGGCATCCGGTCTGTACGGGGGAGAAGCACCAGGGGCCGGCGTGATCGCCGGTATCGGGCTCGTGCACGGCCGGCACGTGATGGTGGTCTGCAACGACCCGACCGTGAAGGGCGGCACCTACTTCCCGCTGACGGTGAAGAAGCACCTGCGCGCCCAGGAGATCGCCCTCGAGAACCGGCTGCCATGCCTGTACCTGGTCGACTCGGGCGGTGCGTTCCTCCCCAAGCAGGACGAGGTGTTCCCCGATCGCGACCACTTCGGGCGCATCTTCTTCAACCAGGCGCGCATGTCGGCCGAGCGCATCCCTCAGCTCGCCGCCGTGCTGGGCTCGTGCACAGCGGGCGGCGCCTATGTGCCGGCGATGAGCGACGAGACGGTGATCGTGCGCAACCAGGGCACGATCTTCCTGGGCGGTCCGCCTCTGGTGAAGGCCGCGATCGGAGAGGTCGTCACCGCCGAGGAGCTCGGCGGGGGAGAGCTGCACGCACGCCGATCAGGTGTGGTGGACCACCTCGCCGAGGACGACGAGCACGCTCTCGAGATCCTGCGCGACATCGTCGCGACCCTTCCCAAGCCGGCGGCGCCGGCGTGGGACGTCGTCGCCTCGCGTCCGGCCGCTGTGCCCGGCAGTCTCTACGACGTGGTGCCGGTCGACGTGAACGCCGCGTACGACGTGCACGAGGTGATCGACCGGCTCGTGGATGCCGAGAGCTTCACCGAGTTCAAACCCGAGTACGGCACGACCCTGGTCACCGGCTTCGCCGTGCTGCACGGGCATCCGGTAGGGATCGTGGCGAACAACGGGGTGCTCTTCAGCGAGTCGGCTCTGAAGGGCGCCCACTTCATCGAGCTGTGCGATCAGCGCGGCATCCCGCTGCTGTTCCTGCAGAACATCACCGGGTTCATGGTGGGCACCGACGCCGAGGCGGGCGGCATCGCCAAGGATGGCGCCAAGATGGTCACCGCCGTGGCGACCACGCGGGTTCCCAAGCTGACAGTCATCATCGGCGGCTCCTTCGGTGCGGGCAACTACTCGATGTGCGGCCGGGCGTACTCGCCCCGGTTCCTGTGGACCTGGCCCGCCAGTCGCATCTCGGTGATGGGCGGTCCGCAGGCGGCATCCGTGCTCGCGACCGTCAAGGAGGACCAGCTGACGTCGCACGGCGAAGCATGGACCTCCGAGGAGCGCGCCGCCTTCGAAGCTCCTATCCGCGACCAGTACGAGGCGCAGGGGGAGCCCTACTACGCCACGGCCCGGCTCTGGGACGACGGCATCGTCGACCCCGACCGCACGCGCGACCTGCTCGGGCTCGCCCTCGACGTCGTCTCACGCGCGCCCCTCCCCGAATCCCGCTTCGGCCTCTTCCGGATGTGA
- the pdhA gene encoding pyruvate dehydrogenase (acetyl-transferring) E1 component subunit alpha — protein MSPHNSPIIDTESDLELTERIIAPDGTRVPNPQLDRYLQDVDFSMLRDLHRDMVVLRRIDSEGIALQRQGQLGLWAPCNGQEAAQIGTARALEQRDFVFPSYRETGVMYSRGAQPADFVRMWRGEEGAAYDPAALRIAPLQIIIGAQTLHAVGYALGIQHDGADEVAVTYFGDGATSQGDVNEAMVFASSYRAPVVFICQNNHWAISEPVGLQSQYPLAGRAPGFGIPSMRIDGNDVLAGLAAMRWALEHARSGKGPAYLEAVTYRMGPHTTADDPKRYRDEAELEQWRRRDPIARIEAHLRAAGELPQEHLDAVQAQADEMAREMRAACLGMQTRPAMAVFDRVYAEPHSGLKRQRDEYAAYLAGFEEA, from the coding sequence ATGTCACCGCACAACTCACCGATCATCGACACCGAGAGCGATCTCGAGCTCACCGAGCGCATCATCGCGCCGGACGGCACACGCGTGCCGAACCCGCAGCTCGACCGGTACCTCCAGGATGTCGACTTCTCGATGCTGCGAGATCTGCACCGCGACATGGTGGTGCTGCGACGCATCGATTCCGAGGGCATCGCGCTGCAGCGGCAGGGGCAGCTCGGTCTGTGGGCGCCCTGCAACGGCCAGGAGGCGGCGCAGATCGGCACGGCCCGTGCCCTCGAGCAGCGCGACTTCGTCTTCCCGAGCTACCGCGAGACCGGGGTGATGTACAGCCGGGGCGCGCAGCCCGCCGACTTCGTGCGCATGTGGCGCGGTGAGGAGGGCGCCGCCTACGATCCGGCCGCCCTGCGCATCGCGCCGCTGCAGATCATCATCGGCGCTCAGACCCTGCATGCGGTGGGCTATGCCCTCGGCATCCAGCACGACGGGGCCGACGAGGTCGCCGTGACCTACTTCGGCGACGGGGCGACCAGCCAGGGCGACGTGAACGAGGCCATGGTGTTCGCCTCGTCGTACCGCGCACCCGTGGTCTTCATCTGCCAGAACAACCACTGGGCGATCTCCGAGCCGGTCGGCCTGCAGTCGCAGTACCCGCTCGCCGGCCGGGCACCCGGCTTCGGCATCCCGAGCATGCGCATCGACGGCAACGACGTGCTGGCCGGACTCGCCGCGATGCGCTGGGCCCTCGAGCACGCGCGCTCCGGCAAGGGGCCCGCCTACCTGGAGGCGGTCACCTACCGGATGGGCCCGCACACCACCGCCGACGACCCCAAGCGCTACCGCGACGAGGCCGAGCTGGAGCAGTGGCGCCGGCGCGACCCGATCGCCCGGATCGAGGCGCACCTGCGCGCGGCCGGCGAGCTCCCGCAGGAGCACCTGGATGCGGTGCAGGCCCAGGCCGACGAGATGGCGCGCGAGATGCGCGCCGCCTGCCTCGGGATGCAGACCCGCCCCGCGATGGCCGTGTTCGACCGGGTCTACGCCGAGCCGCACTCGGGACTGAAGCGCCAGCGCGACGAGTACGCCGCGTACCTGGCCGGGTTCGAGGAGGCGTGA
- a CDS encoding Lrp/AsnC family transcriptional regulator, translated as MPALDRVDLELLTALSEDPRMTVVSLADRLRLSRNTIQARMARLEQTGVFEAYERSFSTEVLGFPLQAFISIGLRQTELPRIIAELARVPEIVQAHGLSGSIDLLARVACRDARHLFDTDARILSIDGVERTETSLAMGEVIPYRVAGLIGLARREA; from the coding sequence ATGCCCGCCCTTGACCGCGTCGACCTCGAACTGCTCACCGCCCTGTCGGAAGACCCGCGAATGACTGTCGTCTCACTGGCGGATCGACTGCGCCTGTCACGCAACACCATCCAGGCACGCATGGCCAGACTCGAGCAGACCGGCGTGTTCGAGGCCTACGAGCGCTCGTTCTCGACCGAGGTGCTCGGCTTCCCGCTGCAGGCGTTCATCAGCATCGGCCTGCGTCAGACCGAGCTTCCCCGCATCATCGCCGAATTGGCGCGCGTGCCCGAGATCGTGCAGGCGCACGGGCTGAGTGGCTCGATCGACCTGCTCGCCCGGGTGGCCTGCCGCGATGCCAGGCACCTGTTCGACACGGATGCGCGGATCCTGTCCATCGACGGGGTCGAGCGCACCGAGACGTCACTGGCCATGGGCGAGGTGATCCCCTACCGCGTGGCGGGCCTCATCGGGCTGGCGCGACGGGAAGCCTGA
- the orn gene encoding oligoribonuclease, whose amino-acid sequence MVSASENDRLVWIDCEMTGLDLAVDELVEIAVVITDFELRPADPGFQIVIKPSAASLANMNEFVTNMHSTSGLIEEIPHGVSLADAEEQTLAYIRRFVPLERKAPLAGNTIGTDRMFLAKYMPRIDQYLHYRNVDVSSVKELSRRWYPRVFFQAPEKNGGHRALADILESIRELRYYREAVFVAEPGPSSDEAKELAARTVSEFTSNM is encoded by the coding sequence ATGGTTTCTGCGTCTGAGAACGATCGGCTCGTCTGGATCGACTGCGAGATGACCGGTCTCGACCTGGCGGTCGACGAGCTGGTCGAGATCGCGGTCGTCATCACCGACTTCGAGCTGCGTCCGGCGGATCCCGGATTCCAGATCGTCATCAAGCCGAGTGCCGCCTCGCTGGCGAACATGAACGAGTTCGTGACGAACATGCACAGCACCTCGGGATTGATCGAGGAGATCCCCCATGGGGTGAGCCTGGCCGACGCGGAGGAGCAGACCCTCGCCTACATCAGGCGGTTCGTGCCGCTCGAGCGCAAGGCTCCGCTCGCCGGCAACACGATCGGCACCGATCGCATGTTCCTGGCGAAGTACATGCCCCGCATCGATCAGTACCTGCACTATCGCAACGTCGACGTCTCCAGCGTCAAGGAGCTCTCCCGCCGCTGGTACCCGCGCGTCTTCTTCCAGGCCCCCGAGAAGAACGGCGGCCACCGCGCCCTGGCCGACATCCTCGAGTCGATCCGTGAGCTGCGGTACTACCGCGAAGCGGTGTTCGTCGCCGAGCCCGGCCCGTCCTCGGATGAGGCGAAGGAACTCGCAGCGCGCACCGTGTCAGAGTTCACCTCCAACATGTAA
- a CDS encoding alpha/beta fold hydrolase, with translation MPVASPYAARLGEIPVERREAQILGSTTAYWVYGDDGDDGRAVPTVITVHGFRGEHHGLEPVVAYLPGVRVISPDLPGFGETPPIPGRAHDLSLYSGWLSEFARTVAPDAVILGHSFGSIVCAAAVAGGLRTPRLILINPIGAPALEGHKGVLTRLAVLYYSLGAKLPERIGTLLLRNPLIVRVMSIAMAKTRDPALRRFIHDQHDTYFSRFADRDVLHDAFVTSVSHDVRAFAGVIDVPTLLIAAQRDDITPIEAERRLATMFPDAELVEIADVGHLIHYETPAEAAGAIRRFLRLPVAPAR, from the coding sequence ATGCCCGTCGCCTCGCCGTACGCCGCCCGACTCGGGGAGATCCCCGTCGAACGACGCGAAGCGCAGATCCTCGGATCCACGACGGCGTACTGGGTCTACGGCGACGACGGCGATGACGGTCGGGCCGTTCCGACGGTCATCACGGTGCACGGCTTCCGCGGCGAGCACCACGGTCTCGAGCCCGTGGTGGCGTATCTCCCCGGCGTGCGGGTCATCTCACCGGATCTGCCCGGATTCGGTGAGACGCCCCCGATTCCCGGACGCGCGCACGACCTCTCGCTCTACTCCGGCTGGTTGAGCGAATTCGCCCGCACCGTCGCGCCGGATGCCGTCATTCTCGGCCACTCGTTCGGCTCGATCGTGTGCGCCGCCGCGGTGGCCGGCGGGCTGCGCACACCGCGGCTCATCCTCATCAACCCGATCGGCGCTCCCGCACTCGAAGGCCACAAGGGTGTGCTCACGCGGCTGGCGGTGCTGTACTACTCCCTCGGCGCCAAGCTGCCCGAGCGGATCGGCACGCTGCTGCTGCGCAACCCGCTGATCGTGAGGGTCATGAGCATCGCCATGGCCAAGACGCGCGACCCCGCGCTGCGCCGGTTCATCCACGACCAGCACGACACGTACTTCTCGCGCTTCGCGGACCGTGACGTGCTGCACGACGCGTTCGTCACGAGCGTCTCGCACGACGTGCGCGCGTTCGCCGGCGTGATCGACGTGCCGACGCTCCTGATCGCGGCACAGCGCGACGACATCACCCCGATCGAGGCGGAACGGCGCCTGGCGACGATGTTCCCGGATGCCGAACTCGTCGAGATCGCCGACGTCGGGCATCTCATCCACTACGAGACGCCGGCCGAGGCCGCCGGTGCGATCCGGCGCTTCCTCAGGCTTCCCGTCGCGCCAGCCCGATGA
- a CDS encoding metallopeptidase family protein codes for MEMDAEAFEQLVIDELDRLPDDMVDGLENVVFVVEDAAEDGEKLFGLYEGFALTERGTYGLGELPDRIVVYRHTHLAACRNEGELREEIHTTLVHEIAHFYGMDDAQLHELGWA; via the coding sequence ATGGAGATGGATGCCGAAGCCTTCGAACAGCTCGTCATCGACGAGCTCGACCGCCTGCCCGACGACATGGTCGACGGCCTCGAGAACGTGGTCTTCGTCGTCGAGGATGCCGCCGAGGACGGCGAGAAGCTGTTCGGGCTGTACGAGGGATTCGCGCTCACAGAGCGCGGCACCTACGGGCTCGGAGAACTGCCCGACCGCATCGTCGTGTACCGGCACACGCATCTCGCGGCCTGCCGCAACGAGGGAGAGCTCCGCGAGGAGATCCACACCACCCTCGTGCACGAGATCGCCCACTTCTACGGAATGGACGACGCGCAGCTGCACGAACTGGGGTGGGCATGA